The window TTGTCCCTGCACACATTTTACAAGCCTACTGGTGATTATGTCAatgggaaccaaaaaaaaaagttttaattctaCAGAAACAAAGAACATAGGGAAAAAATTGGGATGTGGTCTAGAGGAGAAATGGGTGGTTTGAGGGTCACTTTCAGCAGGATCTTTGCCCCTTGCCAAGCACTTGGTCACATACACAGCATTTTGGTTCTTAAAGCAccaatgtttgcacatttatagTACCAGTACATTTAAAGCACCAGTACAGCTCACTGCAACACCCCCATTTAAGCTCTTTGGGGCTACAACTAGAGGATGCATCTTGCCAAAGACATCagttccctggcataaggaaaCAGTagacacaccacaacctcatggccaatgtTAACTCAAATCCTAAGGCTAATGACTTGAATATGAAGCCACTTGGATGAGCAGTAAAACGTCTTCAACCTTATAGTTGACGTCCAGTTGAAAATGACTACTACAAGCCATACCATGACCAGAAGAAATTAGAACCTTCAAGTCTGTAAAATCCACCTAGGTTGTCTTGGCATTGTCTACCAAGCGTTGATAGACTGAACACCATAGAAAACCATTCAAAGTATCATACTGTGCCAGAAGATTTATTACCCTGATCTGGTCTAAACAATTTCTCAATTTTGAAATATCTTCAGCTTACTATACAAGAAGAATGTTATGGGTACAAAAttaatcccattgaaatgtaCTCTGCAcaccatttattataaataacagtTTCTGGTAATAGGATATAATAAGATTTGCTAAGCTACAATTatattgaataaatacacaagtagTCTAATTTTGCCTTTCTCACAGATTCTTTGGTCTATGCAGACATCCAGTACTATATATAGAATGTTGTTCCAGCAATCACCTCctcttattgtttttatgttgttgtaacaTTGTTCCGGTTATATAAATCTATAGCTTTCTGAAGGTGAAAGGCAAGACTAAAGCATGTCACAGTGGGACTGGTAGCTATGTACAGAGgcaattcatattattatttcatcTTTACATGTGAAGGCATAGATGAGGAATATCCTAGAAACCTATTCACCAGAGGAACATAGTGAGTTAacagttttgttatgtttttttattatttaatacaccATCTTGATCTTCTGCTCCTAaaacgttttatttttttctcattcgCACATTAAGGCTGGCAGGCTAATATTAAGAGAGATATGGGAATAATAACTTCCCCAACAAAATCGacttttaacaaatttaaagtgTCTTGGCAAAATgaaactaataaagaaaaaaacatatttagtacatTTGGCCAATACGATGCACATTTTCTGTGATATATCCCTTGAAAactgctgcaagtacagaaaaatagcTTTTGATTTTGCCCATTGAGCTCCATTCATTGGTAACAAGCTGACAACATTTGCCAAGCAATGTTGCCAACCATGCCTGCTTTTTTCCCTGATCTACAAAACACCCTCTGTTTGGGGAGAcgtaggtgttctgtagttcgTCACAAGAGAATTGCAGAGGTTTGATAACTCTGCTAAGGTTTACATGGTAATATAAGCACCATGTTgtcaactaaagttccacttttaaaatttggtccttattgcagaaagaaaaaggcaatgtcccatctgcaataagtATTTCTACCTGCTTATTCGCCGTCCATCTGCAAAAATTTGCTAACTTGCAGGGGTTACATCATAACTGCCAGGACAATCATAATGCAGAAGAGTTCAAAGGAGAGGATGGCGGTGCCCGTGACTGAAATGGTAACGTGAATATTCCcagggtttacttccgctttaaatatgAGCTCACTGAAGTTTTGTGCCAGGTCATCACGTATGTTTTTGCACTTCCAGCACTTTTAAGGTAATAAAATATACTACAGTTAtatactgaatatgttttttttttattttgcctagaaACAAACTTCAATCGTACTTTCACTCACTGTTTGCTCATGAAAGATTTAATCGAACGAGAAAAAGTACTAACCGCTGTGGCTACAGTGGCAGACTGCTTGGCTAACTGTCCCACCACGGTATTGCATTGCCCAACAGTCCGAGTACTAGATTCTTCTGCTGCTCGAAGTAAGAAAGTATAATTTCTCACCACTTCTTCCACTTTTGCCAAGAGCTCTTGACGTTGGCTTTCAGAACGGATCAAAAACACCAGTTTTACAAAGGTCTCGATCAGACTGCAGAGGACCTGAAAGCTGCAAGTCACCGCTGATAACATATGCTCTGGATTTTTATCCACTCCAGCCATTCTTCTACAGGATGCACGGAACTCCTTAAATCGCATGGTCAACTCTTGTTTGCGTTGGCTGAGATGTGTTGAGTCTAGCTTGGGCTCACCAGCCTCAGTGCTGACCACACATTGACGCAACACGGTAAGAAGTTCACTGGTATCACGTTGAACAGACACAAAACCATCAGGAAGGGAATATGAATGTCCACGCAGAGCATTCACCTTGGCCAAGCTGCCCTCAAATGTAGCCGTGCGAAGATCAATCTCTTGCGTCTGATTATCTTCATGAGTGCTGCACACACTGGCATCCAGAACTTGAAGAGTCTGGCTTAACAGTGGGGTGGTCTCTGAATTTAAATTGATTCCTGGAAGAATCTGCATGGGAATGGAGTATGATAATTCATCCCTGTCACTGCTTTCATCAGCCGATGAGCACCGTCGACAGTTAAAGCAGTGGCGGATGGAGCAACATTTATCTCCCGGAATTACATTTTCTTCTGCAGGCAATTTTGATTGGACTGAAAATACTTCTTCCTCTACTGGTAGGGAAACTAATGTTTTTCGCTCTTCTTTGTTCCCCACCATTTCTGGTGTTTTGCTTTTTAACACTTGAGGTTCAAACTCTTTCTTTTGTGGTTTAGGAGGAGGTGGGTTGCTTGGCGCTTCTTTTTTCTTAACTTCGCTGGTGCTTTGCTTTTGTGGTAGATTTGTGGAATGAGCAGCGCTTTCCACACGCGTTGCACCGGCCGTAAGACATGAAGTCACCTTTTCGGATCCCCTTGATTCTAAACTAGAGGAGCGTACGAGTCGAACCCCTGGGTGACCTGTGTCCCGTACCCTTGGCCTGTTTCTTGGTTCAGTCTCTAAAGTACTGTTCGGTGGGACATGGATACCTCTTGTTATACGTTTACAATCACAGCTGCGTCTTTGTTCACGAGACATACCCGGCACTTTTTGAAGAGGGCTGCTACGCACCTGACATGAGCAAGGTCTAGGCACCAGAGGATAAAGGATTTCTTGACGTGGCCCACCTATTTTGCCCTGTGGCCTAAGCAGTTCTTCAAGGAACTCCATCTCGTACTGCTTAACTTTGCGCAGCTGTGCTTGTCTTTCATCGGTTTCACGTCTCATTCTCGTGGGAAACGTGGCAGAGAATAACTTCCTTAACTTTAAAGGTCCTCGGGCCCGAGGTTTAGCACATTCATCCATCTCATCTGGAGCAGGCACTTTTTCAGAAATTGTTGAGGCAACTGCTTTATCCATTTCAGATTTGACCTTTACTTTTGCATTGTCTGTAGTCAACAAGAAGAGGTTTGGAACTGATGGAATATGTTCTCTTTTTTCATCTTTACCAACATCTTCCTGCTTtcttttgctgacattttttgaAGCTACCTCGTTGACATGGGGTTTAgctatttgttttttatctggTTTCTTGTGGCCTAAGTGTTTTTCTTCAAAGCTTATGGCCGAGCAAGCTTTAGCATGAAGTCTCTCATCATCTGTTGGGGACAAATTAAGAACTTCCTGATTTCCATTGCTAGATACATCCAAGTTGACCGGAGAAGGTTCTCCTTGTGAAACTCGGCACCCACATGGGCTatcaagggattttttttctttctcaatatCCCTATCATTCAGTATAGCTGATGAAGTACTCGGGGCAATTGGACTTGTTGATAAGAAGCCTTTCTCCGAGGAGTCTTCTGCTGAAGTTGCAGTGTTTGGACTCCTAATTAAGAGATTCTGGGAAACCTTTATTGGCTCTAGGGGAATGGTAGATCTTATGTCTTCTTTAGATTTTGCAGGAGATGTTAGTACGGATACgctattatttaaattaaattttggaCTTGATGTAATACCCACAGACTCGTGTTCTAGGCTGCTCCCTGTCAAACGTTGTTGCAACAGGGCAGGTTTTAATAAAGGGCTAGAATCTTTGCTCAATGGATAGGGAGAAGCAAGGACAGCCTGAGCAGCACAGGTCTGTATTCTAAATGGAAGATCCTTTCGTGAAATAAGACTTTCCTTGTTGAGGTGGTGGGCCAGGAAGTAGGCGGTATTGTGATGTTGCTTTAGGGCAGTAACCATTTCTGATACATCCGTTAGCTCTGAAGAGTTAGTTTCATGACCAGAATCCAAAGATGATTCTGGAGTGATGGCAGCAAGGACAAAGAGGCCTGCAAAATAGTAAGAATTTTATCAACTTATGGCAAGATTAGCACaatatttaaagtacatgtaTCTACAAATTGGTAAAGCAGTTTGCAAATTCTTTATTGCTATATTTAGCAGCACTGACCCCAATATCAACTTTCTAAGAAACAAAACGTCCATGCCCTCTCTGTCCTTTCTAAGTGACTGGTCACCAAccggcagccattctcaaccagggttctgtggaaacctTAGGTTCCTTCGGATgttgccaggagttccttgaACTGTGACTAGCTGACTTTCCATAAGATGGCACCTGCAGGgcaccaacaccacttggcagagccaattgcatgaaaccaaggaccatttagtgtgtaagggtggcattctgaccactaatgtatgggAGACATGCTTTTGACTGGCAACCAatgtaaaattgcatttttccAATTAACTGATTACGTCAGGGGTTCTCTAACACCCaaaccattatttttaaatggtagagAAAGACTACTGTGTAGGTTTCAGTGCTAATATATTACTGGAAGTACATCAGCGCAACGGAGGAAAAGCCTACTCCTGTGACACCGTCCATAGGAATGACTTGGGATGCCATTCATTATGACTCGCATGTTGCCAAAAAACCCAACAAATCAGAATACAAGGACATTATCTATCAAATATTGTAACTGTATCAAAAACTGGGCCTTGGATATACCTAAATGCATTTCAATGTACCTGCTGTGGACTGAGGTGCAGCGCTGGTATAATCCTCAGAAGCAGCAAGAGCCTCCAGAGCTTGGAGCGTGGAAACCAGTGCATCATCCAGCTCCCTTGCATGATCTCGGACTGTCCTTGTTTGGACATTGTCAATTAATGTGACTGGTAACTCTTCATAGCCAAATACGGGGTTtactcttgtttttttctgttctctgcCCTTTTGAATGATTCGCTTTGGGTCCTCCTCATCTGAACTGTTGTCTCCAAATCCTGGTGGTGGTGGTGCAGCAGAAGGAAAAAAGGTTGCAGTCTCACCTACATCCCGATCAACTGGCAAGATCTCTCCTTTACATCTACTTTCTTCTTGTTCTTTAGCTTTCTTGTTTTCTGGAGGTGGCAGAGATATGAGGTCTACTGAATTGTCTCTACAGGTGGATGACCCACATGAATTCATACACTTCACATCCATCCCACCTCCCCCAGATCGATGCTTCAGTTTGGCTTTACAGGAATCACAGTAGAATTGGGTACTCTCCACTTTCACCTGGCTGTCCAAAGTGAAGGAACGGGACCTGCAGACTTCGGGCGGATCCGGAGCCCCCTCCGATCCAGGTTGGGGGGAAGACCCCTTGGGTGTGGGATCAGATTTTGTTCTTGGTCTGGCCTCATCTGCAAC is drawn from Pyxicephalus adspersus chromosome Z, UCB_Pads_2.0, whole genome shotgun sequence and contains these coding sequences:
- the FRMPD3 gene encoding FERM and PDZ domain-containing protein 3, whose amino-acid sequence is MWTGAMECGQLTPQSIRQVTISRQPGVGFGFVAGSAEPVVVRSVVAGGPSENKLLSGDQILAINNEDVSGAPRERFIELVRNAKESITLTVLQPHQSPKSAFISAAKKEKLRSNPTRVRFSELVTVGDTDPDMLKMKDSPPLLLIPNVLKVFLENGQIKSFTFDGRTTVKDVMVTLQDRISLRHRDHFSLVLQYSASDQGQKFLLLQDKQPLAHVVHRTHYQGMKCLFRICFFPKDPADILHSDPAAFEYLYIQSRNDVIRERLGSELKPELLLGLCALHIYISVSSSHPGQKISLRGVEKEWGLDPFLPQSLLQSYKEKTLRKALAQHLKIHQNQLSGNKASIIQAKLRYLRILNELPTFAGVLFNTVAMDEKTPATTLLVGPRHGISHVIDLKTNLTTVLFEFSQVTKIQLFRESQGVARVETSVTDTKSLVLLMDWPEATSFACLVAGYYRLLVDSKKGIFYRATGHLPPPQIMKADHISLPPVSRMPASVKAPTSSNISADFTEKGSIAEPHTPPENPESISLCYLHLRDKKGRDVNQNVVADEARPRTKSDPTPKGSSPQPGSEGAPDPPEVCRSRSFTLDSQVKVESTQFYCDSCKAKLKHRSGGGGMDVKCMNSCGSSTCRDNSVDLISLPPPENKKAKEQEESRCKGEILPVDRDVGETATFFPSAAPPPPGFGDNSSDEEDPKRIIQKGREQKKTRVNPVFGYEELPVTLIDNVQTRTVRDHARELDDALVSTLQALEALAASEDYTSAAPQSTAGLFVLAAITPESSLDSGHETNSSELTDVSEMVTALKQHHNTAYFLAHHLNKESLISRKDLPFRIQTCAAQAVLASPYPLSKDSSPLLKPALLQQRLTGSSLEHESVGITSSPKFNLNNSVSVLTSPAKSKEDIRSTIPLEPIKVSQNLLIRSPNTATSAEDSSEKGFLSTSPIAPSTSSAILNDRDIEKEKKSLDSPCGCRVSQGEPSPVNLDVSSNGNQEVLNLSPTDDERLHAKACSAISFEEKHLGHKKPDKKQIAKPHVNEVASKNVSKRKQEDVGKDEKREHIPSVPNLFLLTTDNAKVKVKSEMDKAVASTISEKVPAPDEMDECAKPRARGPLKLRKLFSATFPTRMRRETDERQAQLRKVKQYEMEFLEELLRPQGKIGGPRQEILYPLVPRPCSCQVRSSPLQKVPGMSREQRRSCDCKRITRGIHVPPNSTLETEPRNRPRVRDTGHPGVRLVRSSSLESRGSEKVTSCLTAGATRVESAAHSTNLPQKQSTSEVKKKEAPSNPPPPKPQKKEFEPQVLKSKTPEMVGNKEERKTLVSLPVEEEVFSVQSKLPAEENVIPGDKCCSIRHCFNCRRCSSADESSDRDELSYSIPMQILPGINLNSETTPLLSQTLQVLDASVCSTHEDNQTQEIDLRTATFEGSLAKVNALRGHSYSLPDGFVSVQRDTSELLTVLRQCVVSTEAGEPKLDSTHLSQRKQELTMRFKEFRASCRRMAGVDKNPEHMLSAVTCSFQVLCSLIETFVKLVFLIRSESQRQELLAKVEEVVRNYTFLLRAAEESSTRTVGQCNTVVGQLAKQSATVATAVSTFSRSIKSFMSKQ